A part of Lepus europaeus isolate LE1 unplaced genomic scaffold, mLepTim1.pri SCAFFOLD_710, whole genome shotgun sequence genomic DNA contains:
- the LOC133755673 gene encoding deoxyhypusine hydroxylase: MVTEQELEAIGRTLLDPGQPLQARFRALFTLRGLGGAGAIAWIARGFADDSALLKHELAYCLGQMQDARAVPVLAAVLRDAGQEPMVRHEAGEALGAIGDPSVLELLKQYSADPVTEVAETCQLAVGRLEWLQQGAEPAAGPYLSVDPAPPAEERDVGRLREALLDEARPLFDRYRAMFALRNAGGEEAALALAEGLGCRSALLRHEVGYVLGQLRHEAAVPQLAAVLARAAENPMVRHECAEALGAIAQPACLEALRAHAADPERVVRESCEVALDLYEHERGAAFQYADGLERLRAGAS, translated from the exons ATGGTGAcggagcaggagctggaggccaTCGGGCGGACGCTGCTGGACCCGGGGCAGCCGCTGCAGGCGCGCTTCCGGGCGCTGTTCACATTGCGCGGGCTCGGGGGCGCCGGCGCCATCGCGTGGATCGCGCGGGGCTTCGCCGACGACTCGGCGCTGCTCAAACACGAGCTGGCCTACTGCCTGGGGCAGATGCAGGACGCGCGCGCCGTGCCCGTGCTGGCCGCCGTGCTGCGCGACGCAGGCCAGGAGCCCATGGTGCGGCATGAGGCAG GCGAGGCCCTGGGGGCCATCGGCGACCCCTCGGTGCTGGAGCTCCTGAAGCAGTACTCCGCGGACCCCGTGACCGAG GTGGCCGAGACGTGCCAGCTGGCCGTGGGGCGGCTggagtggctgcagcagggcgcCGAGCCCGCGGCCGGGCCCTACCTCTCCGTGGACCCTGCGCCGCCCGCTGAGGAGCGCGACGTGGGGCGGCTGCGGGAGGCGCTGCTGGACGAGGCGCGGCCGCTGTTCGACCGCTACCGCGCCATGTTCGCCCTGCGCAACGCCGGCGGCGAGGAGGCGGCCCTGGCGCTGGCCGAGG gcctgggctgCCGCAGCGCCCTGCTCCGCCACGAGGTGGGCTACGTGCTGGGCCAGCTGCGGCACGAGGCGGCGGTGCCCCAGCTGGCGGCCGTCCTGGCGCGCGCGGCCGAGAACCCAATGGTGCGGCACGAGTGCGCCGAGGCCCTGGGCGCCATCGCCCAGCCCGCCTGCCTGGAGGCGCTGCGGGCGCACGCGGCGGACCCGGAGCGTGTGGTGCGCGAGAGCTGCGAGGTGGCGCTGGACCTGTACGAGCACGAGCGCGGGGCGGCCTTCCAGTACGCGGACGGGCTGGAGCGGCTGCGGGCGGGGGCGAGCTAG
- the LOC133755676 gene encoding small integral membrane protein 44-like — MPEEAAAAEGWTAAPPLYEEYRPPPLDAIRLPRYALYLLMATLLVVAVAYAIVGHLIKDLAHDLADWAFGPKPEQDDSPRELRASLAGDDLEELDLQLALAWRGEEEAGGAGEGAPAEPSARDPRRPSIAFKDPPARGSLWRLG; from the exons ATgccggaggaggcggcggcggccgagggcTGGACCGCGGCCCCGCCGCTGTATGAGGAGTACCGGCCGCCCCCGCTGGACGCCATCCGCCTGCCCAGGTACGCGCTATACCTGCTCATGGCCACGCTGCTGGTGGTGGCCGTGGCCTACGCCATCGTCGGCCACCTGATCAAGGACCTCGCCCACGACCTGGCCG ACTGGGCCTTCGGCCCGAAGCCGGAGCAGGACGACAGCCCCCGCGAGCTGCGCGCCAGCCTGGCCGGCGACGACCTGGAGGAGCTGGACCTgcagctggccctggcctggcggGGCGAGGAGGAGGCCGGCGGGGCCGGCGAGGGGGCGCCCGCGGAGCCGTCCGCCCGGGACCCGCGCCGCCCGTCCATCGCCTTTAAGGACCCCCCAGCCCGCGGCTCCTTGTGGAGGCTGGGCTGA